The DNA window GACCGGCCGAGCCCCGCGCCCGCCCGGCGGTCGCTTCCCGAGCCACCTGCGCCGCTCCACCCACCGGAGTCGAGCGCTGGCCATGACGGCTGAGGTTCGCCACGGACCTCTCGGACGGCAACGGAGAAACCTCATGAAGCTACGAGCCCTCGGCGCCATCGTGGTCGCGGCCGCGCTGGCGTCCGCCTGCGCGGCACCGGCCGCCGAACCCCCGGCGGGCGACGCGCAGACCTGGAAGCCGCCGTCGCGACTGGACTGGCGGCCCTGCGCGGCGGACGCCACCACGCGGTGCGCCACCCTGCGGGTGCCCCTCGACTGGTCCGCCCCGGGCGGCGGCACGACGGCCGTCGAGGTGACCCGATCCCGCGCGACCGATCCGGCGCGACGCGTGGGGGTGCTCGTCTACCCGCCGCCGACCGGCGTCGCCGGGCTCTCCCCGGCGCTTCGGGAGCGCTTCGACCTCGTCACGTACACCGAGCGGACCCTCGAGGTCGTCGACGCGTCGGCGTCCTGCGTGGTGCCGGCGGACGTCACCACCTCGCCCCGCGACGCGGCCGAGTTCCAGCACCTGGTGCGCCGCAACCGGGAGGCGTTCCGGGAGTGCGCCCGCCGGCACGGCGCGAGCTGGCACCACCAGGACAGCGCGACCGAGGCCCGGGACGTCGACGCCATCCGGGCCGCGCTCGGCGAACGGCAGATCAGCTTCCTGAACACGTCCGCGACGAACCTCGTCGGGCAGGCGTACGCCGAACTGTTCGCCGACCGGCTGCGGGCCCTCGTGCTCGACGGCAGCCCCGACCACAGCATCGCCTCGACCGGCCCGTACCTGGCGAGCGCCGCCACCGGCATCGAGGCCACCTTCCAGGCCTTCGCCGACTGGTGCGAGCGCACCCCGGAGTGCGGCTTCCACGGCATGGACCTGCGCGGGTTCTACCGGAGCCTCGCGGCACAGGCACAGGCCGGCGGGTTCAAGGACCTGCGCGGGTTCCCGTTCGACTTCCCGGGCCTGGCCAGCGTGCTGGAGTTCCGCCTCGCCGAGCCGCACCTCGGCTGGTTCGACATGGCCGAGCGACTGCGGGAGATCAGCGCCCGCCAGGTCTACGGCCGCACTCACGCCGACGCGGCCGGGGCCGGCGCGACGGCGGCGGGCGGCGCGACGGTCCCGGCGGGCGGCGCGACGGTCCCGGCGGGCGGCGCGGGCGCGGCGGGCGCCCTCGGCTCCGGGGCGGCGGCCGCCCCGGGCGGGGGCGCGGCGGCCGACCGGGCTACCCCGGGGCGAGCCCCGCGACCTGCTCCGACTGGAACCTGCGGATCAACTCGTACCCCGAGCTGGAGCGCCTGCGGCGGCAGATGGCGCAGGCGGCCCCGACGGTCGCCATGCACGGGCAGCGGTGGGAGGCCGTGCTGGGCTGCGTCGGCTGGCCGTACCGGGTCGCCTACCCGCAGCACCGGCTGGCCGTCGACCGGCCCGTGCCGACCCTCGTCGCCTACGGCGCGTTCAACCCGGAACAGCCGGTGGCCTGGGCCGAGTCGGTCGCCCGGCAGATCCCCGGCGCCCGCACCCTGCGCTACGCCGGCCCGGGCACCAGCACCTACCGGTCCAGCCCCTGCGCCCGGGCCGTGATCGACACGTTCCTCGTCACCCGTAGCGCGCCGACGTCAACCACCTGCCCGGCGATCT is part of the Micromonospora olivasterospora genome and encodes:
- a CDS encoding alpha/beta hydrolase, with the protein product MHGQRWEAVLGCVGWPYRVAYPQHRLAVDRPVPTLVAYGAFNPEQPVAWAESVARQIPGARTLRYAGPGTSTYRSSPCARAVIDTFLVTRSAPTSTTCPAIWP